In a single window of the Bradyrhizobium sp. ORS 285 genome:
- a CDS encoding diguanylate cyclase domain-containing protein — protein sequence MLNVPTLWTAFVVNFLALGLIWAYVMRSYPNLDSARYWTASALMCAPAALFALGRFYFGSFLLLLAAGALMTFAICLAAMGVERFYGRRASWRSSAAVVGLTCASIAFFMYVDDNGPMRILSYSIGQAVPVVMIARLVLDARHGPINPGARLAGLLSILIVAVFTVRAAGAFLGADFTFSHSTSGQAAAVLLLIFLSMSLNFGFLLMAVDRLRNEVADLALLDDLTGVANRRHLMQRLTEECARAERSGRPFALLVIDLDGFKLINDTHGHAAGDACLQHFTLMAQTRLRPGDMLARTGGDEFCIVLPQSSLGEGAMIARRILQVCREDAEACAGADVPIEVSIGVAEWTHEVGAFPDRLMARADQALYAAKKDGKNRFAVYQGELDTPALAPDQIEAIAMHHPRQNAAAE from the coding sequence ATGCTGAACGTTCCGACCTTGTGGACCGCGTTCGTGGTCAACTTCCTCGCGCTCGGCCTGATCTGGGCCTACGTGATGCGCAGCTATCCCAATCTGGATTCGGCGCGCTACTGGACGGCCTCGGCCTTGATGTGCGCGCCGGCCGCGCTGTTCGCGCTCGGACGCTTCTACTTCGGCTCGTTCCTGCTGTTGCTGGCCGCCGGAGCCTTGATGACGTTCGCGATCTGCCTGGCTGCAATGGGCGTCGAGCGCTTCTACGGCCGAAGAGCATCCTGGCGGTCCAGCGCTGCGGTCGTGGGGCTAACCTGCGCGTCGATCGCCTTCTTCATGTATGTCGACGACAACGGCCCGATGCGCATCCTGAGCTACTCGATCGGGCAGGCCGTTCCGGTGGTGATGATCGCGCGGCTGGTGCTGGATGCGCGGCATGGACCGATCAATCCTGGGGCGCGGCTTGCGGGCCTGCTGTCCATCCTGATTGTTGCCGTCTTCACGGTCCGCGCCGCCGGCGCCTTCCTCGGTGCCGACTTCACCTTCAGCCATTCGACCAGCGGCCAGGCCGCCGCGGTCCTGCTCCTGATCTTCCTGTCGATGTCGCTGAATTTCGGCTTTCTGCTGATGGCCGTCGACCGGCTGCGCAACGAGGTCGCCGACCTCGCGCTGCTCGATGACCTCACCGGCGTCGCCAACCGGCGCCACCTGATGCAGCGGCTCACCGAGGAATGCGCGCGCGCCGAGCGCTCGGGGCGGCCGTTTGCACTGTTGGTGATCGACCTCGACGGCTTCAAGCTCATCAATGACACTCACGGCCATGCGGCTGGCGACGCGTGCCTGCAGCATTTCACCTTGATGGCGCAGACGCGGCTGCGGCCCGGGGACATGCTCGCCCGCACTGGCGGTGACGAGTTCTGCATCGTGCTGCCGCAGTCGAGCTTGGGCGAGGGCGCGATGATCGCTCGACGCATCCTGCAGGTTTGCCGCGAGGACGCGGAGGCCTGCGCCGGGGCCGACGTTCCGATCGAGGTCTCGATCGGCGTCGCCGAATGGACTCACGAGGTCGGCGCGTTTCCGGACCGGCTGATGGCGCGGGCGGATCAGGCGCTGTATGCGGCCAAGAAGGACGGCAAGAATCGTTTTGCCGTCTATCAGGGCGAGCTGGATACGCCCGCATTGGCGCCCGACCAGATCGAGGCCATCGCCATGCATCACCCACGTCAGAATGCCGCGGCGGAGTAG
- a CDS encoding SDR family oxidoreductase yields the protein MTTINKAAAAITGAASGIGRALAVELAAGGCDLALADRDEAGLASVAAELAASGRKITTHRLDVSDAQAIAQFAADATAAHPGLNIVVNNAGVALFGAFHEIDQTEIEWLFNINFWGVVHGSRAFLPHLARQREAHIVNLSSIFGIIAPPGQSAYAAAKFAVRGFSESLRHELAMANSPVKLSVVHPGGVATAIARNARAGHGMTDNARRVQSIERFERLAKTSPRDAALRIIQGIERNEPRILIGGDARFMDLLQRVMPGTYWKVMAKRLEKAAAKDGAS from the coding sequence ATGACGACAATCAACAAGGCGGCCGCCGCCATCACGGGGGCAGCCAGCGGCATCGGCCGCGCACTGGCGGTGGAGTTGGCCGCGGGAGGATGCGATCTCGCACTCGCCGACCGCGACGAAGCCGGCCTCGCGAGCGTCGCCGCCGAACTCGCCGCCTCCGGCCGCAAAATCACCACGCACCGGCTCGATGTCAGCGATGCCCAGGCGATCGCGCAGTTCGCCGCGGATGCGACCGCCGCCCATCCCGGCCTCAACATCGTCGTCAACAATGCCGGCGTCGCGCTGTTCGGCGCGTTCCATGAGATCGACCAGACGGAGATCGAATGGCTGTTCAACATCAATTTCTGGGGCGTCGTGCACGGCAGCCGCGCCTTTCTGCCGCATCTGGCGCGACAGCGCGAAGCGCACATCGTCAATTTGTCCTCGATCTTCGGCATCATCGCGCCGCCCGGCCAGTCGGCCTATGCGGCGGCGAAGTTCGCGGTGCGCGGGTTCTCCGAGAGCCTGCGTCATGAGCTCGCCATGGCGAACAGTCCGGTGAAGCTGTCGGTCGTGCATCCCGGCGGTGTTGCCACGGCGATCGCGCGCAACGCCCGCGCCGGCCACGGCATGACTGACAATGCGCGCCGCGTGCAATCGATCGAACGCTTCGAGCGGCTCGCCAAGACGAGCCCGCGCGACGCCGCGCTGCGCATCATCCAAGGCATCGAGCGCAACGAGCCGCGCATCCTGATCGGCGGCGATGCGCGCTTCATGGATCTGCTGCAGCGGGTCATGCCCGGCACCTATTGGAAGGTGATGGCGAAGCGGCTGGAGAAGGCGGCCGCGAAGGACGGCGCGAGCTGA
- a CDS encoding response regulator, translating to MGQSQPFRATALIVEDDPTQREMISLLLEESEYDVIACESAEAAELVLNKPGNRVVLLMTDVNLAGRMSGVELAHIARARHPHINIVVTSGRPLSQPLPGDAKFWAKPWAPLDVLREAEVTLERAPELQRRLGE from the coding sequence ATGGGACAGTCGCAGCCGTTCCGCGCCACGGCGCTGATCGTGGAGGACGATCCTACCCAGCGCGAGATGATCTCGCTGCTGCTCGAGGAGAGCGAGTACGACGTGATCGCGTGCGAGAGTGCCGAGGCGGCGGAGCTGGTCTTGAACAAGCCCGGCAACCGCGTCGTGCTGCTGATGACCGACGTCAATCTTGCCGGCCGCATGAGCGGTGTGGAGCTCGCGCACATCGCGCGGGCGCGGCATCCGCACATCAACATCGTGGTCACGTCGGGACGGCCGCTGTCGCAGCCGTTGCCGGGTGATGCGAAGTTCTGGGCGAAGCCCTGGGCACCGCTCGACGTGCTGCGCGAGGCGGAGGTCACGCTCGAGCGCGCACCCGAGCTGCAACGGAGGCTGGGAGAGTGA
- a CDS encoding lytic murein transglycosylase — translation MLLRRLAVLLAASLSACVATSSAQAARCGGDFNTFISSFSAEAQSAGVSAGTISQALSGVTLDPAVLAFDRRQRYTFNKSFEQYVSTRVGAGRINGGRAMLQRHAALLSKIEQQYGVPRQILVAIWGLETDFGKGDMGKLPVIRTLATLAHDCRRTELFQTELLAALKIVERGDLSLRDLIGAFAGEIGQTQFLPSSYIKYGVDFDGDGRVDLRHSTADVLASTANLLHSNGFKMGQPYDEGSANFDAMREWNRAVIYRKTIGYYADQLMGR, via the coding sequence ATGCTCCTGCGTCGTCTTGCCGTGCTGCTCGCGGCCTCGCTCTCCGCCTGTGTCGCTACCAGCTCCGCGCAGGCCGCGCGCTGCGGCGGGGATTTCAATACGTTCATCTCGAGCTTCTCCGCGGAGGCGCAGAGCGCCGGCGTCTCGGCCGGTACGATCAGCCAGGCCTTGTCCGGCGTGACGCTCGATCCGGCCGTGCTCGCCTTCGACCGCCGCCAGCGCTACACCTTCAACAAGAGCTTTGAGCAGTACGTCTCGACCCGCGTCGGCGCCGGCCGGATCAATGGCGGCCGCGCGATGCTGCAGCGGCATGCGGCGCTGCTGTCGAAGATCGAGCAGCAATACGGCGTGCCGCGCCAGATCCTGGTTGCGATCTGGGGACTCGAGACCGATTTCGGCAAGGGCGACATGGGTAAGCTGCCGGTGATCCGCACGCTCGCCACGCTCGCGCATGATTGCCGCCGCACCGAGCTGTTCCAGACCGAGCTGCTGGCCGCGCTGAAGATCGTCGAGCGCGGCGATCTCAGCTTGCGCGACCTGATCGGCGCCTTCGCCGGCGAGATTGGCCAGACCCAGTTCCTGCCGTCGTCCTACATCAAATACGGCGTCGATTTCGACGGTGACGGCCGCGTCGATCTGCGCCACTCCACCGCCGACGTGCTCGCCTCCACCGCCAACCTGCTGCACAGCAACGGATTCAAGATGGGCCAGCCCTACGACGAGGGCTCGGCGAATTTCGATGCGATGCGCGAGTGGAACAGGGCGGTGATCTACCGCAAGACCATCGGCTACTACGCGGATCAGTTGATGGGCAGGTAG